A stretch of Triticum aestivum cultivar Chinese Spring chromosome 1D, IWGSC CS RefSeq v2.1, whole genome shotgun sequence DNA encodes these proteins:
- the LOC123176634 gene encoding E3 SUMO-protein ligase MMS21: MSSAATKLANAADATSAEAQTLVLDMRKALTSMKSLAVEYERAGKPDKVKQLEDAVQELVASYEDCAYLAEAVKKVPGAYQPSDQATDFRKLIDAEVDKVKGTSRSSGHKDQLIRQFKEAVWDVHHAGQPMPGDEQEELVMTSTQNSILNMHCPLTLKPIIELENPVRCMDCRHIYDKDPIMSHIRRSKAPNCPVAGCPAVLQVARIFCDTFLRMEIEELRSSRPSAPNATEVEDISDQGEDEAEDLMDDDEDE; the protein is encoded by the exons ATGTCGTCGGCGGCCACGAAGCTCGCCAACGCGGCCGACGCTACCTCGGCGGAGGCCCAAACCCTCGTCCTG GACATGCGCAAGGCGCTCACCTCCATGAAGTCCCTCGCCGTGGAGTACGAGAGGGCCGGCAAGCCCGACAAG GTGAAGCAGCTCGAGGATGCGGTGCAGGAGCTGGTGGCCTCGTACGAGGACTGCGCGTACCTCGCCGAGGCGGTCAAGAAGGTGCCCGGGGCGTACCAGCCGTCCGACCAG GCCACTGATTTCAGAAAGCTGATCGATGCGGAGGTTGACAAGGTCAAGGGGACCTCGCGATCGTCGGGACACAAGGACCAGCTCATACGGCAGTTCAAAGAGGCTGTTTGG GACGTTCACCATGCAGGTCAACCGATGCCTGGTGACGAACAAGAGGAACTTGTTATGACCAGCACCCAGAACAGCATCCTAAATATGCATTGCCCATTAACCTTGAAGCCTATCATTGAGTTGGAAAATCCAGTTCGCTG CATGGATTGCAGGCACATATATGACAAGGATCCAATAATGAGCCACATCCGGAGGAGCAAAGCTCCGAATTGCCCCGTTGCAG GCTGCCCGGCGGTGCTacaagtggcgaggatcttctgcGACACCTTCCTGCGTATGGAAATCGAGGAGCTACGCTCGTCGAGGCCGTCCGCTCCGAACGCCACGGAGGTAGAGGATATCTCGGACCAAGGGGAGGACGAGGCCGAGGACCTGATGGACGATGACGAGGACGAGTGA